The following is a genomic window from Hydrogenobaculum sp. Y04AAS1.
AGTGGCTTCTCAAGAAGCCATAAAACTTTTAGGAACCAACGGTGGTGGTTTTTTCAACGCAAACTCTGCCCATCCTTTTGAAAACCCAACTCCGCTATCAAACGTTTTTGAGGCTTTTCTTATAATCCTAATACCAGCGTCTTTGGTGTTTACATTTGGGTATATGATAAAAGATAAAAGACAAGGATGGTTTTTATACAGCGTAATGCTTTTTGTGTTGATGCTGTTTATGGGTATTCAGTATTATTTTGAATGGTTTGGCAATCCCATAGTAAAAAAGCTTGGCATAGAAGGTCCATACCTTATAGGAAAAGAGTTGAGGTTTGGTATAGGTGGCACAGTGTTGTTTTCAAGTATTACCACCGCTACTTCCTGCGGTGCTGTAAACTCTATGCTTGATTCATTTACACCTTTAGGTGGATTGGTGCCGATGTCTTTGATTTCTCTTGGCGAGATTATATTTGGTGGGGTGGGATCTGGGCTTTATGGGATGATAGCTATGGTAATAATAGCTGTTTTTGTAGCAGGGCTTATGATAGGTAGAACCCCTGAGTATTTAAACAAAAAAATAGAATCAAGAGAAATGTGGTCTTCTGTTGTCATAACATTGGTATCTGGAATAACAGCTTTATTGCTTACCACATTAGCCCTTTATACAAAATGGGGATTATCTTCTATGTCAAACCCAGGACCTCATGGGCTAAGCGAGGTTTTATACGCTTATATATCAACTTCTAACAACAGCGGAAGCGCTTTTGCTGGTTTAAATGCAAATACCGTATTTTACAACATCACCACAGGTTTAGCAATGTTGATAGGTAGGTTTATCCCTATTATAGCCGTATTTTACATGGCTTCGTCTTTATCCCTTAAAAAACATGTACCACCAAGCCCTGGCACACTTCCAACGCATACTTTGGTTTTTGGTGTATGGCTTGTATTCATTATCATAGTAGTGGGTGCTTTGACATTTTTACCGGCTTTTTCTTTGGGTCCTATACTTGAACATATGCTTATGTTGGAAGGAGTTACTCTATGAAAAAGAAAGAGCTAAGCATCTTTGACAAAGACATACTAAAAGAAGCATCTATAAATTCCATCAAGAAACTAAACCCTGTTGAGCTTTTAAGAAATCCCGTGATGCTTTCGGTAGAAATAGGAAGTACAATCACCACATTTGATTTTTTCTACGACTTAGCCACAAACAACAATCACGCTTGGTTTAGCGCCAACGTAAGCTTATGGCTTTGGCTTACGGTGTTATTTTCTAACTTTGCAGAGTCTATAGCAGAATCTCGTGGCAAAGCAAGGGCAAAATCTCTTAGAGAGGCAAAATCAAATCTTTTTGCTAAAAAGCTAAAAAACAAGAACGATAAAACCTACGAAAAAATCCCAGCCTCTTCACTTCAAAAAGGTGATTTATTTTTATTAGAAAAAGATGATATCATACCCATAGACGGAGAGCTGATAGAAGGTGTTTTGTTGGTAAACGAGTCTGCAGTCACAGGAGAATCGGCTCCAGTTATAAGAGAGTCTGGTACAGACAAATCTTCTGTTACAGCAGGGACTAAGGTGGTTTCTGGTAGCGCTGTGGCTGTTGCAAGCGTAAATCCTGGGGAGACCTTTATAGACAAGATGATATCTTTGGTAGAAGGGGCCAAAAGAAGAAAAACTCCAAACGAAATTGCCCTTGAGATACTCATTATATCTCTTACCATAGTATTTTTGGTGGTAGTTATAAACTTTAGAGCTCTTTCTTACTATAGTGTATATTCTACCAACAAGGGTTCTGTAGTATCTTTGGTGGTGCTTGTGGCTTTGTTTGTATGCTTAGCCCCAACCACAATAGCAGCCCTTTTGCCGGCCATAGGTATAGCTGGTATGGATAGATTATTTAAGAAAAACATAATAGCTTTATCTGGTAGAGCCATAGAAGCTGCTGGAGATGCAAACGTTTTGTTTTTAGATAAGACAGGTACCATAACATACGGTGATAGACAAGCCTACAAGCTTATACCAGTAGAAGGTGTTTCTGAAGAAGAGTTGGCTATGGTAGCTCATATGGCTTCTATAGGAGACACTACTGCTGAAGGTAAAAGTATCTACGCTTTTACAAAAGCAAAATACAACTTATCAATAGATTTAAAAGATTACAAAGTGATAGAGTTTGACGCATCAACAAGGATAAGTGGCGTAGATACAAAAAATGAACACTATAGAAAAGGCTCTTCAGATGCAATAGAAAAATATGTATCAAGCTTTGGTGGTAGTATACCAAAAAACTTAGATAAAATAGTTGAGGAAGTAGCCAAAGAAGGTGGTACTCCATTGGTGGTGGCTAAAGATAACAGGATATACGGCGTAGTTTATTTAAAAGATATTATAAAACCCGGTATAAAAAAGAAGTTTAGAGAACTAAGAAGAGCTGGTATAAAAACTGTCATGATAACAGGAGATAACCCTCTTACGGCAGCTACCATAGCAGCAGAAGCAGGGGTGGATGATTTTTTAGCTCAAGCAAAACCAGAGGATAAGCTAAGGCATATAAAAAAGTACCAAGAAGAGGGATATATGGTAGCTATGACAGGAGATGGCACCAACGATGCACCAGCTTTAGCTCAAGCGGATGTGGCTGTGGCTATGAACTCCGGTACCCAAGCCGCCAAAGATGCCGCCAATATAATAGATCTTGATAACGATCCATCAAAGCTTATAGAAGTGGTAGGGATAGGTAAAGAAATACTAATTACAAGGGGAGCTATTACTACATTTAGTATAGCAAACGATATATCGAAATATTTTGTAATAGTACCAGCGGCTGTTAGTAAAAGCTATCCAGAGCTAAATATACTAAACATACTGCATCTTGCAAACCCCTATATAGCTATATTATCAGCGGTGATATTTAATGCTATCGTAATACCGATGCTTATACCTTTGGCTTTAAAAGGTGTAAAGTATAGGCCTATGGATGCCCAAACGCTTCTTGTTAGAAATCTAAGTATATACGGTATAGGTGGTATACTGTTTCCATTTTTTGGGATTTGGATTGTATACTGGATTTGTGAAATATTTTGGAGAGTACTATGAATGTTAAAAGCCTAAAAAACGTATTTTTGCTTTTTGTAATATGTTTTGTCTTGCTTGGAATTTTATATCCTTTGGCAGTTACAGGTTTAGCTCAAATACTTTTCCCATATCAAGCTAACGGTAGCCTATACAAGCTAAATGGGAAAATAGTGGCATCCAAGCTTATATGTCAACCAATATCTGATCCTGGGCTCTTCTGGCCAAGACCCTCCTCCACAGCTTCATACCCTTGTAACCCTCTTAGTTTTGGAGGCTCAAATATGGGTCCCACAAACAAAACTTTGGTAGAAAATATAAAATCAAGAATAGAGGTATTAAACTCTTACGGATTAAAAGCTCCTTTTCTTTCTGATATGGTTATGGGTTCTGGAAGCGGCTTAGAGCCTTATATATCGTTGGAAAATGCTATTATGCAAGCAAAAAGAGTTTCAGAGCATGCCAATATACCTTATGGAAAACTTTTAAAACTTATATATAAAAACTTAGACAACAGGACTTTTGGTATATTTGGAGAAAAAAGGGTAAACGTCATCAAGCTTAATATGGAGCTTTTAAGATGGAAGAAGAAAGACCAATTCCAGAGAGTTTATTAGAAATAGCAGAAGAAAAACAAAAGCGTGGCAAACTTACCATATACCTTGGTGCAATGCCAGGAGTAGGTAAAACCTATGCCATGTTAAATGATGCACATATCAAAAAACAAGAGGGTATAGATATAAAAGTAGGATTTGTAGAAACACATGGAAGAAAAGAAACGGAAAAACTTCTCGAAGGTTTAGATACGATACCCTCTTTAGAAGTGGATTACAGCGGTATAAAGTTAAAAGAAATAAACCTAGACGAAATACTAAGAATAAAACCGCAAATTTGCATAATAGACGAGCTTCCACATACAAACCCGCCTATGTTTAGAAATAAAAAACGATATCAAGATATAGAAGAAGTTTTAAACGCTGGCATAGATGTATGGACGGCTATGAATGTACAACATATGGAAAGTATAAGCGATATAGTTTATCAAATAACTGGGGTAAGAGTGAGAGAAACAATACCAGATGAATTTGTAAAAAACGCCGATGAGATAAAACTAATAGACTTACCACCAGAAGAACTTATCCAAAGGCTAAAGGAAGGCAAAGTCTACGTACCAGATTTAGCTCAAGAAGCCATAAAAAGATATTTTAGACCGGGAAATATAATGGCTTTAAGAGAGCTATCTATGAGGATAGCCGCCGATAAGCTAAATAAAAAATTAAATACATACATGAAAGAGCATGCAATCGCTGGTCCTTGGGCTATAAAAGAAAGAATAGTAGTAGGGATATACGCTAGTCCTTTCGCTGAGCATTTGGTAAGAGCGACTTACAGAGTTGCCAACGAGATAGATGCCGAATGGATAGCTATTTACGTTGAAACAGAAAAACATGCTTACCTTACAGACAAAGAATTGGATTGGCTACAAAAAGCCTTAGAACTTGCAAAAAGTTTAGGTGCTGAAATTGTATGGATAAAAGATGACGACGTACCAAACGCTATTATAAGATATATAAAAAGCCACAATATAAACAAGATAATTATGGGTAAACCTAAAAAATTTCCCATCTTTAGAGGCTCTATATTTAGAAAAATAGCCCAAAATACAAAGTATGTTGATATATTTATGTTGGACCCACCAATAGCAGAGGCAGAACTTTTTAATATTTCAAAAAAACGTATAAACTTTCCTAAGTTATACCTTCCTAAAATTTACAACATCTTTATAGGTTTATTTCTTGTATTTCTTGCCACGTTTATAGGACTTCAGTTTAGAAACTATTTAAACCAACTAAACCTTGTATTTTTATTTTTGTTGGCGCTTAGTTTAGCAGCCTTAATGCTTGATACATACTCCACTATCTTTGCTACTTTAATTAGTATAGTGATATTTGATTATTTTTTCGTGCCACCTTACTATAGTTTTGCTATTTCTGATATAAATTATTTTCTATCTTATACAGTTTTTGCATTGATGATAGTTTTTATAAACCTTCTATCCATAAGATTAAAAAGGAACTTAAAAAAACTACAAAAAAGTGAAGAAAAAAGCAATGTTCTTTTTGAGCTTAGCAGAAAACTGCTTAGGATAAACTCAAAAGAAGAATGTATATCTATTACCATAAGATACGTGAAGATGTTCGTGGAAGATATGGCGATATTTTTAAAAGCCAAAGATAGCATACATATGGAAGCTTTAACAAAGAATATAAACATAAACGACCGAGTCAAAACAATAGTCCAATGGTGTATAAAAAATAAAAAACCAGCTGGGGTTTCTACCCAAACGTTTTCCGAAGATCCTTATTTTTATATACCGCTCATTTATAAAGATGATGTATACGGCGTAATGATTTTTGATATGTCTAAAAGCAAAGAAACAAATTATGAAACCATATCTATCTTAGAAACCATAGCAGATTTATTTACCGCCAGCATAGTAAAATATACTTAAAACTATTGGTTTAAAGCTGTTGTTGTGATAGGTACGTTGTTAGCACTACAACTAAGATAACTGTAATCACCACCAGTACTTGATACTGTGCACAAAAGACCTAAGGAGTTAAAAGCGTTTGATACAGCTTGAACATATTCGTTTGGTATTTGGCTTGTAAGAATTGTAAAAGATGTACTATTAGAAATATAAGACCATGTGGTAGCCCAGGGTCCTATAAAATGAAGCAAAGCACAACAATTGGCAGGATTTGACGGAGGGTGCGAGTTCCAATCACATATGCCTTGAGTACCGTTTAAACTGGACCATGAGTTTGCATCCGTACAACTAACCTGCGGATATGCCCCCAATACATCATAATAATCTTTTAAGCCTAAAACAAAAGTCCTTGCTTTGTAAGCATAATTTTGCTCGTTAGTAGTAGCATGTATAGTCCTATATCCTATAAACACCGCTCCCAAAAATATGCTAACCACAGTAAACACCAACAAAAGCTCTATGATAGAAAAGGCGAGTGGCCTCGCAAGAGGCTTATTAATATGCATGTAATCTGAGGGGGACAGTGGCCTGAAAGGCTTATTGAGATGCACATCTGTTGAAAAGGCGAGTGGCCTCGCAAGAGGCTTATTGAGATGCACATCTGTTGAAAAGGCGAGTGGCCTGAAAGGCTTATTGAAATACATGTTAGTTGAACCGGCTAGTGGCCTCGTAAGAGGCTTAACTCCTAGTTTATAGCTTTCCATACAAATAATATTATAAGCCTGAAAAAAACTTTGTTATATGCGATAATAAAATATATGAAATTTGGGAGATATTATTTTATATTGTTATGTTTGATAATTGTCTCTTCTATCTCATACTCTCTTGATATAAATGCTCTTGATAGTGTAAGTAGGAATATATTTAAAAAAGGCTTTTTCCTGGGATGGCAAATGAGAAAAAGAGAAAATATATGTGGATCTTATGTAATTCCATCTGGATGGTGGGTTTACATGGATTCATCAGATCTAAGTTCATATAAAATAGGCTATTATAAGTTTATAGCTATGAGAAATGGCCTCACACCCCTTGATGGTATAGGGGATGTTGTGTTTGGAGTTTTTGATAGCCAAGAAGATGCTAATCATACAAAAGAATTGCTTCAAAAAGATGGAGTAAAAGGTGTTATATGGGTAGAGTATAAACCCGCCGAAGCTGTCATAAACCCATGTGTAAATTTTGATTTAAACTACGGTAAGACGCATCTTGACAAAACACTTTATTTTATGAAGATGGCTTTGTATGAAGCTAAAAGCATAGTAAATCCATCTGTAAACAAGAAAGCACTCATACACGATATAACTACAGTAATTTTAGGTCTTGAAAAAGTAGGGGCTAAAATAGAAACCCAAGATATATATAAAAAAGAAAACTTAAACACCATAAAAGTACCATACAATTATCAAAATCTTATAGAGAGGTCTAAACTATGGGCAAAATGAGATCTGTTTTAATGGTTTTAGCGGTTTGTAGCTTTATAGAAAATGCAAACGCACAAAGCGAGTATACACCAAAAATATCCTTTAAGGATATAGTTGAGTCTCAAGTGGGGGTTGTAAAGAAAGTAATGAACTTAAGTAAAGAGGTAAGCGAGTTAAGAACTGCCTTAGCAAAGCTACAAGAACAACAAGAGAAAACCTACGCTAAACTATCATCCATAGAACAAGAGCTAAAGCAAAGAGCCAAAACTTCCAATTCCAAAGCGATAAAAAGCTCAGTTTCAGTACCATCTTCTTATCAAGATCTTATAGATAAGGCGAAGTCATGGGCAAAATAATATTTTTACTTTTGGTATTTATATTCCCTTGCTTAACTATGGCAGAAAATGAATATCAACCTAAAATTACATTTAAAGATATAATAGAATCTCAAATAGGTGTTATAAAAAAGGTGGTAGATTTGAACAAAAAAACAAAGGAACTAAGTCAAAATCTAGAAGAAGAAAAAAAGAAAGTAGGAAACTTAGAGCAAAATGTTAGAAAATTACAAGAACAACAACAATTGTTTTCTAAAAATCTTGAAAAATTAAAACAAGAGGTAAAAGTTATAAAGCTTGAAAATTCTATAAAGGGTCTTGTGGTAGAAAATGAAAACGCTAAAAAATCCATAGGTTTTGGCAAACCTCAAAGAAGAAAAACAGCCAAAGAGCTTATCACAAATGGACCTGAAGATGTATTTTTTTGCATAGACTCAATGTCATATATTCACAAATATCCATCTATAAAATCTGTCGCTATAGGCGCTTCTTATAAAGGCGATACGTTGCAATGTCTAACACCTTGTGGTATTGAAGGGCATAGATTTTACTGGCTTCATATATTAAATCTTAGAACAGGTTACAAAGGTTATAGCATATTAAACAGCTCTATAAAAGAAGGTAAGTGTAAATGAAAAAGGTTCTTGCTTTTATAGGCATATTACTTTTTGTATCTATCTCTTATTCTTACCATCTTATCGGAAACTACAAAGTTACGCCTAAAAATAAAATAAGCACACCACCAGGTTTTATAATAAACGGTCAAAACGCTTTTTTGCTAAAACCTGTTACCTTAAATGTAAAAGATGTTCCAATACCACAAGTATTATCTTATCTTTCAGGCATAACCCAAGTGCCTATAGAACTAAAAGATAACGTACAAGATAGGGTTAGTTTTTATGGACAAGGCACTTTAAAAAGTATATTAGACACCTTTTGTGCTTATAACAATTTATATTACAAGGTTAAAAACGGGAAAATAATAGTAAGAAGGTATATAAGTGCTGTGTTTCAGCTGAATGTGCCGATGACTACCACAAAAGCATACAATTACAATATGACATTTGGTCAAAGTGTTACCAATAGCTCCTCTGGCGGTGGTATGCTAGGCGGTACTACCGTAAACCCTATACAAAACACAGGTACAAACAGCTCTAGTTCAACTTTTAATTTCAACGAAAATTTAGCTCAAAACATTGTGAATCTTATAACACCACTTCTACAAGACAAACGCTCCAAGATATCTTACGATCCAAACACAGGCCTTCTTACATTCTTTGGCTCTATAAACGATTATAAAACTGTAAAATCTATAGTAAATAAGTTAAACAAAGAACTATCAGAACCTATAAAAATAAGAATAAATATAATAGCTATAAACCTTTTAAACGAATACTCTACTGGTATCAATCTTTCAGCTCTATTTCAACATTTAAAAAACTTAAATCTGTCTTTAACCGCTCCTATAACACTTACAAATCCATCAAACTCTTTGTTTAATGCAGGTTTAAGCGGTAGTAATTATGATGCTCTTTTAAACGCTCTAGAACAATACGGTAAAACAAAAAGCATAGATAGTGAAACCTACACCGTGTTACCAAATCAGCCTATTGTTTATGCTCCTACCAATACTCAATCTTATATAAGCTCATACAATATATATATTCCTCCAACTGTAGCCGGAGTAGTGTCTACTCCAGCTTACATACCAATAGTTTCTTATCTAAACACAGGGACAAGTATTACCATACTACCAAGACTTGCAAACAACAAAAAACTTATGGTGGATGTCTACTACTCTCAAAATACACCTCAGAACCTAAACACTCAAAATATAACAATAAGTCAAGGAGTAACTGTCCCTATACAATTTCCTGAAGTTTCGTCTCAAAACTCTGTTTTAACATCTGTTTTAAAACCAGGACAAACCATAGCCCTTATAAGCTCTGTATATGACCTTAAGAAAAACAACGAAGCTGGTATACCGTTTTTAATAAGAATACCTCTTATAAAATACCTTTTTGGCAACACCGATAAATATTCAAATAAGGTGCAGTTTATTATAACAATAACCTACGAGGGTTTGGGTGAAAAATGAGCGTAGAGCAACCTCAAACACCACCAGAAAAACCTTACAAAAAATATCTAGAAAAAATTAAGTCTTTTTTTAGAGATTTTAAAATAAAAAAGAATTTTGAAGCACCCCTCACCACACAAAAAGAAGATGGAAAAAGAAATTTTGAAAAGATAATTTTAGGTGTAACTATAGGATTTGTCTTTGGAGCTTTAACAAGCAGCATAATACTGTACTTTAAGATAAAAAAGATCCAAGAAGAGTACAAAAAAACTCAAATAAGACTTAAGATATTTTCTTCGAGATTAAAATCAAGCCAAATCACAACAAATACGGCTCAAAATCAGAACCTTCAAGCTCAAAAACTTAATATAGCTAATATTTTAAGCGTAATAAACAACTTGCCACCTTCTAACGCCTTTGCCAGTTTTTATGTAAACAAACTTAATGAGGAAAAATACAAAACAACACAAGAACGGGAAATAGTTGTTAAAAAACCGCCACCGCCACCTTTACCACCTCTTAAAACATTAATAGGTAAAAATCAAACAAGCAACAATTTACCATCTATTTCCACACCCCCACCAATACCTCAAATATCTATGATAATATGCTCAAATAATTGTTACGCTATTTCTTCAAACGGCCAGGTTTATACAAATGGTTTTGTGCAAGGAAATTATAGGCTTGTAGTGACTCAAAACCAGATTTACTGGGAAAAAACCGATGAAAAACGATAAGCTACTATGGCAAACATAACTGTTTCAAGAAAACCAGAAAAAAATAAAGCCTGTATACAAAAAAAAGAGGGAAGAAGAGTAAGATATTATTGCGTAGACAAAAAGGAACTAAAAAATTATTTATATGATGTACTGTATATGCAAGAAAACAACATAAATTTAGCCGTTAGAATAGTACCAGAAAAAAAGAAATACTATGAATACGTTATAGCTGGTGATAGAATTCAAATAAATGAAAAAGAACTTATAACAGATCAAGACCCAGAAAGCTATATAGCCACAGAGTATTTGGGAGAACCAATAGTTATAATAAAAGAACCTCTAAAAAAAATAAAAAAAATATACGGTCCTCCTTGGTATCAAGACATCCAAATTATATCTCTTATTGCAATGTGGATTATCATAATTTTTGGCGGTGCTGTATTTTTTTATTTTAAAAGCCACAAAAATAAAGAGCTAAACTTCAATGTCGGCAAACCAGCAGTACCACCTGTTCCACATATTGGTAAAAGTTTGAGTTTAGCTCAAAAGCAATCCGTCATGGAATCTTTCACAAAAGATGCCCTTTATCAAATAGCTTATGCCATAGAACAAGTATCGTCTATTGGTTACCCTGCTTATATATCTAATATAACTTATTCTATAAAAGATGAAAAGGCTGCACCCGGCAAGGATGAAAAATTAAGCGGCGTTCTTAATATTACGTTTAGATTTGCTTATCCTGCCAAAGGCTCAAAACTCGTTAGCACAAAACCAGTGCCGATATACTCTAAAACCGTTAATATAGATTTGATACCAGATTTTCCCGTAAAAGTATCTTATATGGACCAAGAGACTTGCGGTATGAAGCTTTTAAAAGATGGATTAAATTTGTACGATGTAGATAATTTAGAGTTTAAAGGAGATATCAAAAATTACAAAGATTTTTATGATTTTATACAAACGATGTTTTATTGCAAAGGTTACCTAGAGTCTTTAAATCTTACCAATCCAAACGATATATTGTCCCAAAAAACCAATAACTCTAATACGGTAAAGAAAAATGTTGATATAAATGCAGATATAGATTTATACCTTGTGAAAAACAATATACCATCAGGAAAATAATATGCTTGGTAAAATTAAATCAAGATTTAGAAAAAAAGAGATAGAAAAAATTATATACGATGCAGAAGTACAGTCTGGATACGCCAATATTTCTGTGGAAGAAATATATGAAAGGGTAAACAAGTATCTAAACTGGACAGAGTTAGAAGATATTATAGAAGATATACGTTCTGGTATGAAAAAATCTGAAGTTTACGAACCATACCTTTCCTATGAAGCAATCACTATAATTAGAAACGCCGAAGATAAATCTTTACCAGTTTATAGGATTTTAGAAGAATTAAAAAACATATCTGAGGCTATAGAAAAGGCAAAATCAAAGCTTACACAAATGATAATAATGCCAATCTTTACATTTATAGCCACTGTCATTTTAGCAGATTACGTGCTTCACAAGATAGCCACCACTCTTTTGGCTACAAAGCTTATAAAAGCACCTTTTTATCTTCCTTTTCTTATGAAATTTTTTATACCTATAAACTTCTTATTTTTAGGACTTTTTATATTCTTTGTGGTGATAAAACCAGATCACACGCCCATTGTAAAAAACATTTTTAAGGAATTAGAAGGTGTTAGGATACTAAATACCACTAGACTTTTTTATATGGCAAATATACCAATAGAAGATATCATTCTTTATGGGGAAGAAACTTCAAAAGGAAGTATAAAAAAAGCTTTTTCTTCTGTGGATACCAACTTAGAAGGGTTTTTGGAAGCTCTTGGGTCTATACTGAGGCTTACAGAAATAGCATCTTTAGAAAGTGCCTTTTATACAGGCAAATTTAGAGACACACTTTTTTCCTTGGCAGAGAGAAAACTAAGAGAGCTTGGTGTGTTTGTAGAAAGCGTA
Proteins encoded in this region:
- the kdpA gene encoding potassium-transporting ATPase subunit KdpA — protein: MNIFLDIFSFILFFGILTIISPILGKYMADIYEGRVHPSLKPIRYVEKTIYKILGIDESKEMNWKEYLYALLSFNFLGFLVLFLTLLFQKYLPLNQYHIPNMSWDLAFNTAVSFVTNTNWQAYAGETQATYFSQITGLALQNFLSAASGIVVALVLIRAFARKNTIYLGNFYVDFTRTILYVLLPVAFFSALFLVSQGVIQNFSHYKTIELLEPYKDSKNIITTQTLPMGPVASQEAIKLLGTNGGGFFNANSAHPFENPTPLSNVFEAFLIILIPASLVFTFGYMIKDKRQGWFLYSVMLFVLMLFMGIQYYFEWFGNPIVKKLGIEGPYLIGKELRFGIGGTVLFSSITTATSCGAVNSMLDSFTPLGGLVPMSLISLGEIIFGGVGSGLYGMIAMVIIAVFVAGLMIGRTPEYLNKKIESREMWSSVVITLVSGITALLLTTLALYTKWGLSSMSNPGPHGLSEVLYAYISTSNNSGSAFAGLNANTVFYNITTGLAMLIGRFIPIIAVFYMASSLSLKKHVPPSPGTLPTHTLVFGVWLVFIIIVVGALTFLPAFSLGPILEHMLMLEGVTL
- the kdpB gene encoding potassium-transporting ATPase subunit KdpB, which gives rise to MKKKELSIFDKDILKEASINSIKKLNPVELLRNPVMLSVEIGSTITTFDFFYDLATNNNHAWFSANVSLWLWLTVLFSNFAESIAESRGKARAKSLREAKSNLFAKKLKNKNDKTYEKIPASSLQKGDLFLLEKDDIIPIDGELIEGVLLVNESAVTGESAPVIRESGTDKSSVTAGTKVVSGSAVAVASVNPGETFIDKMISLVEGAKRRKTPNEIALEILIISLTIVFLVVVINFRALSYYSVYSTNKGSVVSLVVLVALFVCLAPTTIAALLPAIGIAGMDRLFKKNIIALSGRAIEAAGDANVLFLDKTGTITYGDRQAYKLIPVEGVSEEELAMVAHMASIGDTTAEGKSIYAFTKAKYNLSIDLKDYKVIEFDASTRISGVDTKNEHYRKGSSDAIEKYVSSFGGSIPKNLDKIVEEVAKEGGTPLVVAKDNRIYGVVYLKDIIKPGIKKKFRELRRAGIKTVMITGDNPLTAATIAAEAGVDDFLAQAKPEDKLRHIKKYQEEGYMVAMTGDGTNDAPALAQADVAVAMNSGTQAAKDAANIIDLDNDPSKLIEVVGIGKEILITRGAITTFSIANDISKYFVIVPAAVSKSYPELNILNILHLANPYIAILSAVIFNAIVIPMLIPLALKGVKYRPMDAQTLLVRNLSIYGIGGILFPFFGIWIVYWICEIFWRVL
- the kdpC gene encoding K(+)-transporting ATPase subunit C, giving the protein MNVKSLKNVFLLFVICFVLLGILYPLAVTGLAQILFPYQANGSLYKLNGKIVASKLICQPISDPGLFWPRPSSTASYPCNPLSFGGSNMGPTNKTLVENIKSRIEVLNSYGLKAPFLSDMVMGSGSGLEPYISLENAIMQAKRVSEHANIPYGKLLKLIYKNLDNRTFGIFGEKRVNVIKLNMELLRWKKKDQFQRVY
- a CDS encoding DUF4118 domain-containing protein, which codes for MEEERPIPESLLEIAEEKQKRGKLTIYLGAMPGVGKTYAMLNDAHIKKQEGIDIKVGFVETHGRKETEKLLEGLDTIPSLEVDYSGIKLKEINLDEILRIKPQICIIDELPHTNPPMFRNKKRYQDIEEVLNAGIDVWTAMNVQHMESISDIVYQITGVRVRETIPDEFVKNADEIKLIDLPPEELIQRLKEGKVYVPDLAQEAIKRYFRPGNIMALRELSMRIAADKLNKKLNTYMKEHAIAGPWAIKERIVVGIYASPFAEHLVRATYRVANEIDAEWIAIYVETEKHAYLTDKELDWLQKALELAKSLGAEIVWIKDDDVPNAIIRYIKSHNINKIIMGKPKKFPIFRGSIFRKIAQNTKYVDIFMLDPPIAEAELFNISKKRINFPKLYLPKIYNIFIGLFLVFLATFIGLQFRNYLNQLNLVFLFLLALSLAALMLDTYSTIFATLISIVIFDYFFVPPYYSFAISDINYFLSYTVFALMIVFINLLSIRLKRNLKKLQKSEEKSNVLFELSRKLLRINSKEECISITIRYVKMFVEDMAIFLKAKDSIHMEALTKNININDRVKTIVQWCIKNKKPAGVSTQTFSEDPYFYIPLIYKDDVYGVMIFDMSKSKETNYETISILETIADLFTASIVKYT
- a CDS encoding type II secretion pathway component PulD-like, producing the protein MKKVLAFIGILLFVSISYSYHLIGNYKVTPKNKISTPPGFIINGQNAFLLKPVTLNVKDVPIPQVLSYLSGITQVPIELKDNVQDRVSFYGQGTLKSILDTFCAYNNLYYKVKNGKIIVRRYISAVFQLNVPMTTTKAYNYNMTFGQSVTNSSSGGGMLGGTTVNPIQNTGTNSSSSTFNFNENLAQNIVNLITPLLQDKRSKISYDPNTGLLTFFGSINDYKTVKSIVNKLNKELSEPIKIRINIIAINLLNEYSTGINLSALFQHLKNLNLSLTAPITLTNPSNSLFNAGLSGSNYDALLNALEQYGKTKSIDSETYTVLPNQPIVYAPTNTQSYISSYNIYIPPTVAGVVSTPAYIPIVSYLNTGTSITILPRLANNKKLMVDVYYSQNTPQNLNTQNITISQGVTVPIQFPEVSSQNSVLTSVLKPGQTIALISSVYDLKKNNEAGIPFLIRIPLIKYLFGNTDKYSNKVQFIITITYEGLGEK